A single Anas acuta chromosome 19, bAnaAcu1.1, whole genome shotgun sequence DNA region contains:
- the INPP5K gene encoding inositol polyphosphate 5-phosphatase K isoform X1, with the protein MEPARPALRGLRLHLVTWNVGTASPPPDVTSLLQLNSLGPTMDMYVIGLQEVNSRITNFLSDLAFDDPWSIFFMTVLSPLGYIKLSSVRMQGLLLLIFVKHVHLPFIRDVHTHYTRTGLYGYWGNKGGVTIRMSLYGHTVCFINCHLPAHMENTEQRLDDFEKILELQFEGENIPSTLDHDILFWFGDLNFRIADYGIHFVRESINNKRYNLLWEKDQLNMAKKKEAFLQEFIEGPLQFKPTYKFDLYSDVYDTREQKSLFWFNEKKRKPAWTDRILWRVKSLCQHASKEGEFSEEEQTISVTLNNYISHMSYGISDHKPVTGTFGLELKPLLTDPLITLNPEGEWSAEHDVLIRYSAVPEFPSSAWDWIGLFKVAFRHVNDYVTYAWVEDDEISSNKDSKQVYMSAAEIPDAGGEFLLCYYSNNLQAIVGISQPFQIQPNRTSTEKDLAQEENSWTQTPDNLQSHIEF; encoded by the exons ATGGAGCCCGCGCGGCCGGCGCTGAGGGGACTGAG gCTGCACTTAGTTACCTGGAATGTGGGCACAGCTTCTCCACCTCCTGATGTCACTAGTTTACTTCAGCTCAACTCACTGGGCCCAACTATGGATATGTATGTTATAGG TCTACAGGAGGTGAACTCAAGGATCACAAATTTTTTGTCTGACTTGGCATTTGATGATCCATGGAGCATTTTTTTCATGACTGTGTTGTCTCCATTGGGATATATCAAG CTCTCCTCCGTTCGCATGCAGGGACTGCTACTTCTGATCTTTGTGAAGCACGTCCACCTTCCTTTCATCCGGGACGTTCATACCCACTACACACGCACAGGCCTGTATGGATACTGG GGGAATAAAGGAGGAGTCACCATTCGCATGTCCCTCTATGGTCACACAGTTTGCTTCATAAACTGCCATTTGCCAGCACACATGGAGAACACAGAGCAACGACTAGATGACTTTGAAAAAATTCTGGAATTGCAGTTTGAAGGAGAGAATATTCCAAGTACCTTGGACCATGA cattcTCTTCTGGTTTGGAGATTTGAACTTCCGGATAGCAGATTATGGCATACATTTTGTCCGAGAATCAATAAATAACAAGCGTTACAATTTGCTGTGGGAGAAGGACCAG ttaaATATGGcaaaaaagaaggaagcattTCTTCAGGAATTCATAGAGGGTCCTCTGCAGTTTAAACCCACCTACAAGTTTGACCTTTATTCAGATGTATATGATACAAG agAGCAGAAGTCCCTGTTTTGGTTTAA cgagaagaaaaggaagccaGCATGGACTGATAGAATTCTTTGGAGAGTGAAAAGTCTCTGCCAGCATGCATCAAAAGAAGGCGAATTCTCTGAAGAAGAACAGACAATTTCTGTTACGTTGAATAACTATATCAGTCACATGAGCTATGGGATCAGCGATCACAAACCTGTTACAGGAACTTTTGGGCTTGAG CTGAAGCCTCTTCTAACAGATCCTTTGATCACACTGAATCCCGAGGGTGAGTGGAGTGCAGAGCATGATGTTCTGATCCGCTATTCTGCAGTGCCTGAATTCCCAAGCAGTGCTTGGGACTGGATTGGACTCTTTAAG GTGGCTTTCAGGCATGTGAACGACTATGTTACTTATGCTTGGGTAGAAGATGATGAAATTTCTTCTAACAAGGACAGCAAGCAA GTTTACATGAGTGCTGCAGAAATACCTGATGCAGGAGGagaatttttgctttgttactACAGCAATAATTTGCAGGCAATAGTTGGTATCAGCCAGCCTTTTCAG attCAGCCAAATAGAACATCAACAGAAAAGGATCTGGCACAGGAAGAGAACAGCTGGACGCAAACACCTGACAATCTGCAATCACATATTGAGTTCTGA
- the INPP5K gene encoding inositol polyphosphate 5-phosphatase K isoform X2, with protein MEPARPALRGLRLHLVTWNVGTASPPPDVTSLLQLNSLGPTMDMYVIGLQEVNSRITNFLSDLAFDDPWSIFFMTVLSPLGYIKLSSVRMQGLLLLIFVKHVHLPFIRDVHTHYTRTGLYGYWGNKGGVTIRMSLYGHTVCFINCHLPAHMENTEQRLDDFEKILELQFEGENIPSTLDHDILFWFGDLNFRIADYGIHFVRESINNKRYNLLWEKDQLNMAKKKEAFLQEFIEGPLQFKPTYKFDLYSDVYDTSEKKRKPAWTDRILWRVKSLCQHASKEGEFSEEEQTISVTLNNYISHMSYGISDHKPVTGTFGLELKPLLTDPLITLNPEGEWSAEHDVLIRYSAVPEFPSSAWDWIGLFKVAFRHVNDYVTYAWVEDDEISSNKDSKQVYMSAAEIPDAGGEFLLCYYSNNLQAIVGISQPFQIQPNRTSTEKDLAQEENSWTQTPDNLQSHIEF; from the exons ATGGAGCCCGCGCGGCCGGCGCTGAGGGGACTGAG gCTGCACTTAGTTACCTGGAATGTGGGCACAGCTTCTCCACCTCCTGATGTCACTAGTTTACTTCAGCTCAACTCACTGGGCCCAACTATGGATATGTATGTTATAGG TCTACAGGAGGTGAACTCAAGGATCACAAATTTTTTGTCTGACTTGGCATTTGATGATCCATGGAGCATTTTTTTCATGACTGTGTTGTCTCCATTGGGATATATCAAG CTCTCCTCCGTTCGCATGCAGGGACTGCTACTTCTGATCTTTGTGAAGCACGTCCACCTTCCTTTCATCCGGGACGTTCATACCCACTACACACGCACAGGCCTGTATGGATACTGG GGGAATAAAGGAGGAGTCACCATTCGCATGTCCCTCTATGGTCACACAGTTTGCTTCATAAACTGCCATTTGCCAGCACACATGGAGAACACAGAGCAACGACTAGATGACTTTGAAAAAATTCTGGAATTGCAGTTTGAAGGAGAGAATATTCCAAGTACCTTGGACCATGA cattcTCTTCTGGTTTGGAGATTTGAACTTCCGGATAGCAGATTATGGCATACATTTTGTCCGAGAATCAATAAATAACAAGCGTTACAATTTGCTGTGGGAGAAGGACCAG ttaaATATGGcaaaaaagaaggaagcattTCTTCAGGAATTCATAGAGGGTCCTCTGCAGTTTAAACCCACCTACAAGTTTGACCTTTATTCAGATGTATATGATACAAG cgagaagaaaaggaagccaGCATGGACTGATAGAATTCTTTGGAGAGTGAAAAGTCTCTGCCAGCATGCATCAAAAGAAGGCGAATTCTCTGAAGAAGAACAGACAATTTCTGTTACGTTGAATAACTATATCAGTCACATGAGCTATGGGATCAGCGATCACAAACCTGTTACAGGAACTTTTGGGCTTGAG CTGAAGCCTCTTCTAACAGATCCTTTGATCACACTGAATCCCGAGGGTGAGTGGAGTGCAGAGCATGATGTTCTGATCCGCTATTCTGCAGTGCCTGAATTCCCAAGCAGTGCTTGGGACTGGATTGGACTCTTTAAG GTGGCTTTCAGGCATGTGAACGACTATGTTACTTATGCTTGGGTAGAAGATGATGAAATTTCTTCTAACAAGGACAGCAAGCAA GTTTACATGAGTGCTGCAGAAATACCTGATGCAGGAGGagaatttttgctttgttactACAGCAATAATTTGCAGGCAATAGTTGGTATCAGCCAGCCTTTTCAG attCAGCCAAATAGAACATCAACAGAAAAGGATCTGGCACAGGAAGAGAACAGCTGGACGCAAACACCTGACAATCTGCAATCACATATTGAGTTCTGA
- the INPP5K gene encoding inositol polyphosphate 5-phosphatase K isoform X3, producing MQGLLLLIFVKHVHLPFIRDVHTHYTRTGLYGYWGNKGGVTIRMSLYGHTVCFINCHLPAHMENTEQRLDDFEKILELQFEGENIPSTLDHDILFWFGDLNFRIADYGIHFVRESINNKRYNLLWEKDQLNMAKKKEAFLQEFIEGPLQFKPTYKFDLYSDVYDTREQKSLFWFNEKKRKPAWTDRILWRVKSLCQHASKEGEFSEEEQTISVTLNNYISHMSYGISDHKPVTGTFGLELKPLLTDPLITLNPEGEWSAEHDVLIRYSAVPEFPSSAWDWIGLFKVAFRHVNDYVTYAWVEDDEISSNKDSKQVYMSAAEIPDAGGEFLLCYYSNNLQAIVGISQPFQIQPNRTSTEKDLAQEENSWTQTPDNLQSHIEF from the exons ATGCAGGGACTGCTACTTCTGATCTTTGTGAAGCACGTCCACCTTCCTTTCATCCGGGACGTTCATACCCACTACACACGCACAGGCCTGTATGGATACTGG GGGAATAAAGGAGGAGTCACCATTCGCATGTCCCTCTATGGTCACACAGTTTGCTTCATAAACTGCCATTTGCCAGCACACATGGAGAACACAGAGCAACGACTAGATGACTTTGAAAAAATTCTGGAATTGCAGTTTGAAGGAGAGAATATTCCAAGTACCTTGGACCATGA cattcTCTTCTGGTTTGGAGATTTGAACTTCCGGATAGCAGATTATGGCATACATTTTGTCCGAGAATCAATAAATAACAAGCGTTACAATTTGCTGTGGGAGAAGGACCAG ttaaATATGGcaaaaaagaaggaagcattTCTTCAGGAATTCATAGAGGGTCCTCTGCAGTTTAAACCCACCTACAAGTTTGACCTTTATTCAGATGTATATGATACAAG agAGCAGAAGTCCCTGTTTTGGTTTAA cgagaagaaaaggaagccaGCATGGACTGATAGAATTCTTTGGAGAGTGAAAAGTCTCTGCCAGCATGCATCAAAAGAAGGCGAATTCTCTGAAGAAGAACAGACAATTTCTGTTACGTTGAATAACTATATCAGTCACATGAGCTATGGGATCAGCGATCACAAACCTGTTACAGGAACTTTTGGGCTTGAG CTGAAGCCTCTTCTAACAGATCCTTTGATCACACTGAATCCCGAGGGTGAGTGGAGTGCAGAGCATGATGTTCTGATCCGCTATTCTGCAGTGCCTGAATTCCCAAGCAGTGCTTGGGACTGGATTGGACTCTTTAAG GTGGCTTTCAGGCATGTGAACGACTATGTTACTTATGCTTGGGTAGAAGATGATGAAATTTCTTCTAACAAGGACAGCAAGCAA GTTTACATGAGTGCTGCAGAAATACCTGATGCAGGAGGagaatttttgctttgttactACAGCAATAATTTGCAGGCAATAGTTGGTATCAGCCAGCCTTTTCAG attCAGCCAAATAGAACATCAACAGAAAAGGATCTGGCACAGGAAGAGAACAGCTGGACGCAAACACCTGACAATCTGCAATCACATATTGAGTTCTGA